In a single window of the Campylobacter hyointestinalis subsp. lawsonii genome:
- a CDS encoding twin-arginine translocation signal domain-containing protein, with translation MENRRDFLKKALKIGAIAGAGVAATSALASSKAYSDADSNGVVRGKTKKKEVLYWQSEAWSKYYKIAY, from the coding sequence TTGGAAAATAGACGCGATTTTCTAAAAAAAGCTTTAAAAATAGGCGCTATTGCAGGCGCAGGAGTCGCTGCGACTTCAGCTTTAGCTAGCTCTAAAGCTTATAGCGATGCAGATTCAAACGGCGTTGTTAGAGGAAAAACAAAGAAAAAAGAGGTGCTTTACTGGCAAAGTGAAGCTTGGAGTAAATACTATAAAATAGCATACTGA
- a CDS encoding ATP-grasp domain-containing protein has translation MRPIECHLITPNLDLSILKFPLIIKPRFGSGSRDVIAVKDQDELKNALSKIDLNKEDFLAETLVEGMEYGLSGAVVNGKYIHILIRQKLLTPLPYRQSIGNLSAKEILEVTRYMQKVSTRLNLKNCLINADLIITPEGEPFIIELAPRPSGHYLSSTFVEIATGVNMTKEWINMILGKAFSFEPKFTKHAIIRYFDFEGRVTAPNFEILKDELGIVKYECNINGVLGKVTDGKSIINRGYAIIVASSKQECLAKADALIKKFKKDIK, from the coding sequence TTGAGACCTATAGAATGTCATTTGATAACTCCAAATTTAGATTTAAGCATACTTAAATTTCCACTTATCATTAAACCGCGATTTGGAAGTGGAAGTAGAGATGTCATAGCCGTAAAAGATCAAGATGAGCTAAAAAATGCTCTATCAAAAATAGACTTAAACAAAGAGGATTTTTTAGCTGAAACATTAGTAGAGGGGATGGAATACGGACTAAGTGGAGCGGTAGTAAATGGAAAGTATATCCACATACTTATAAGACAAAAGCTTCTTACGCCGCTGCCTTATAGACAAAGTATAGGAAATTTGAGTGCTAAGGAGATTTTGGAAGTTACACGCTATATGCAAAAAGTCTCTACTAGACTAAATTTAAAAAACTGCCTTATAAACGCAGACCTTATCATAACGCCAGAAGGAGAGCCTTTTATCATAGAGTTAGCTCCACGCCCAAGCGGTCACTATCTCTCAAGCACCTTTGTAGAGATAGCAACTGGCGTAAATATGACAAAAGAGTGGATAAATATGATTTTAGGCAAAGCTTTTAGCTTTGAGCCTAAATTTACAAAACATGCGATTATTAGGTATTTTGATTTTGAGGGCAGAGTCACCGCGCCAAATTTTGAAATTTTAAAAGATGAACTTGGAATTGTAAAATATGAGTGTAACATAAATGGAGTTTTAGGCAAAGTAACAGATGGCAAAAGCATCATAAATAGAGGATATGCCATCATAGTAGCTAGCAGCAAGCAAGAGTGCCTGGCAAAGGCAGATGCTCTTATAAAAAAATTTAAAAAGGATATAAAATGA
- a CDS encoding TIM barrel protein, producing the protein MAYKIGLKLWSLNENYINSAITLYENGVYDYIELYAVPNSLDKISIWTDMKSKFNIPFAIHAPHFSSGLDFSNRDKFSSNLKLVELTRAYSLELDAIYTIFHPGIGGKVDESIRQINSIKDFKFIIENKPYVVPMNNAPDAFCIGSTIEMIKKIIDQTGRGFCLDIGHALASANYQKLDPYEYILEFNSLKPSVYHLSDNDSTSIYDAHLHFGDGNIDFKKIHSIIDKDKFLAIETIKDSKENLDDFIKDSKFIKELK; encoded by the coding sequence ATGGCTTATAAAATTGGACTTAAATTATGGTCTTTAAATGAAAACTATATAAATAGTGCGATAACTCTTTATGAAAATGGAGTTTATGATTATATTGAGCTTTATGCTGTGCCAAATTCTCTTGATAAAATCAGTATTTGGACAGATATGAAAAGCAAATTTAATATCCCTTTTGCTATCCATGCTCCACATTTTAGTAGTGGTTTGGACTTTTCAAATAGAGATAAATTTAGCTCAAATTTAAAATTAGTAGAGCTTACTCGTGCTTATAGCCTTGAGCTTGACGCTATTTATACTATTTTTCATCCAGGAATTGGCGGTAAGGTTGATGAAAGTATAAGACAGATAAATAGTATAAAAGATTTTAAATTTATAATAGAAAACAAGCCTTACGTAGTACCTATGAATAACGCTCCAGACGCATTTTGTATCGGTTCAACCATTGAAATGATAAAAAAAATAATAGACCAAACAGGGCGTGGATTTTGCCTTGATATCGGTCACGCTTTAGCGAGTGCAAACTATCAAAAACTAGACCCTTATGAATATATCTTAGAATTTAACTCTCTAAAGCCGTCTGTATATCATCTAAGCGATAATGATAGCACAAGCATTTATGACGCACATTTGCATTTTGGAGATGGAAATATTGATTTTAAAAAAATCCACTCTATCATAGATAAAGATAAATTTCTTGCTATAGAGACGATAAAAGATAGTAAAGAGAATTTAGATGATTTTATAAAAGATTCTAAATTTATAAAGGAGTTAAAATGA
- the selA gene encoding L-seryl-tRNA(Sec) selenium transferase: MAMKLPKIDKIVNLKQFENGFKPALLEIAKKVINRLRESKNSEIKENEIIDLIAKDYAKFENLRTKNLINATGVVVHTNLGRSPISKEIIEKITPLISSYSNLEYDICGGKRGDRYSFTSYLFKLMLGCQDALIVNNNAAAVFLVLNTYAKDKEVIVSRGELVEIGGSFRIPEVMASSGCLIKEVGTTNKTHLSDYENAINENTNVILKVHKSNYDIVGFSGETSIEDISNLAKKSNLISYYDLGSAYVNELPFNLGKDEKSLKKVLQSSVDLVSFSGDKLFGSTQCGIILGKKELIDRLKQNQLLRMLRVDKITLSILNETIKAYLNKEYKLIKPLNQIYKNVNELEILAKNVAKNIKFKTQIKSTKTFIGGGSLPNTPYPSVALAFLGNANTLEQEFRQKGIIGRIEEGKFILDFRSIYEDEIPNLINKINEVNGE, from the coding sequence ATGGCAATGAAACTACCTAAAATCGACAAGATAGTAAATTTAAAACAGTTTGAAAACGGCTTTAAACCAGCTCTTTTAGAGATTGCAAAAAAAGTTATAAATAGGCTAAGAGAGAGTAAAAACTCTGAAATAAAAGAAAATGAGATAATAGATCTTATAGCAAAAGATTATGCTAAATTTGAAAACTTACGCACGAAAAATTTGATAAATGCAACCGGGGTTGTAGTCCATACAAATCTTGGCAGAAGCCCTATTAGCAAAGAGATCATAGAAAAAATAACTCCACTTATTAGCTCATATTCAAATTTAGAATACGACATCTGCGGTGGAAAAAGAGGCGATAGATATAGTTTTACGAGTTATTTATTTAAGTTAATGCTAGGCTGCCAGGACGCCCTTATAGTAAATAATAACGCTGCTGCTGTATTTTTAGTGCTAAACACTTACGCAAAAGATAAAGAGGTCATAGTAAGCAGGGGCGAACTAGTAGAGATAGGCGGAAGTTTTAGAATTCCAGAAGTCATGGCAAGTAGCGGATGCCTGATAAAAGAAGTCGGCACCACAAACAAAACGCATCTTAGCGACTATGAAAACGCCATAAATGAGAATACAAATGTTATCCTAAAAGTGCATAAATCAAACTACGATATAGTCGGATTTAGCGGGGAAACAAGCATAGAAGATATCTCAAATTTAGCTAAAAAATCAAATTTGATAAGCTACTACGATCTAGGAAGTGCTTACGTAAATGAGCTACCTTTTAATCTAGGCAAAGACGAAAAGAGTCTAAAAAAAGTCCTTCAAAGTAGCGTGGATCTAGTAAGCTTTAGCGGGGATAAATTATTTGGAAGTACGCAATGTGGGATAATTTTAGGTAAAAAAGAGCTTATAGATAGGCTAAAACAAAATCAGCTTTTAAGAATGCTAAGGGTAGATAAAATCACACTTAGCATATTAAATGAAACTATAAAAGCATACTTAAATAAAGAATATAAACTAATAAAACCATTAAATCAAATTTATAAAAACGTTAATGAACTTGAGATTTTAGCCAAAAACGTTGCTAAAAATATCAAATTTAAAACCCAGATCAAAAGCACTAAAACATTCATCGGTGGCGGAAGCTTACCAAACACGCCATATCCTAGTGTAGCACTCGCATTTTTAGGAAATGCAAACACTCTTGAGCAAGAATTTCGCCAAAAAGGCATAATCGGACGTATTGAAGAGGGTAAATTTATACTAGATTTTAGATCTATTTATGAAGATGAGATTCCAAATTTAATCAACAAAATAAACGAGGTAAATGGTGAATAA
- the pseF gene encoding pseudaminic acid cytidylyltransferase gives MINNIAIITARGGSKRIPRKNIKDFMGKPMIHYAINAAMNAGIFDEIMVSTEDEEIASIAKNLGAKVPFLRSAKTADDFATTNDVIEEVLSQYAKLGVFIENICCIYPCVPFISGELLKQAHKIFISTNADKLTPVVKFSFPIQRAFRVDEKGFLKYREPLNANKRSQDLEPMYHDAGMFYFYKANALNSGDRVPFILSEDVTQDIDTMDDWKMAELKYKVLHGL, from the coding sequence TTGATAAACAATATAGCCATAATAACAGCGCGTGGCGGAAGTAAAAGAATTCCACGTAAAAATATCAAAGATTTTATGGGAAAACCTATGATACATTACGCCATAAATGCAGCTATGAATGCTGGAATTTTTGATGAGATCATGGTTTCAACTGAAGATGAAGAGATAGCTAGTATCGCTAAAAATCTAGGTGCAAAAGTTCCATTTTTACGAAGTGCCAAAACAGCAGACGACTTTGCTACAACAAATGATGTTATAGAAGAAGTACTAAGCCAGTATGCGAAATTAGGAGTTTTCATCGAAAATATATGTTGCATTTACCCTTGCGTACCATTTATAAGTGGCGAACTTTTAAAACAAGCCCATAAAATATTTATATCTACAAATGCAGACAAACTAACTCCGGTAGTCAAATTTTCATTTCCCATACAAAGGGCTTTTAGAGTAGATGAAAAAGGATTTTTAAAATACCGCGAACCACTCAATGCAAACAAAAGATCTCAAGATCTAGAACCGATGTATCACGACGCTGGAATGTTCTATTTTTATAAAGCAAACGCGCTAAACTCAGGTGATAGAGTACCATTTATCCTAAGCGAAGATGTTACGCAAGATATAGATACTATGGACGATTGGAAAATGGCAGAGCTTAAATACAAGGTATTGCATGGCTTATAA
- a CDS encoding thioredoxin fold domain-containing protein — translation MKKIIVCSSLIAASSLFAISDADILELFSAASVQGLSVKVDSKSKLEGTKFEQIVIEITDGKQSQKQVLFTDGKYIFPDIIDIDKKTSYANHFNEIQEKAAMKGAYKRLGEVLKEEGNSRIIELGNDPKKPTKYLFTDPDCPYCRLELDKIEKDLENLNLKVVMAPISSHGEDAIKKSIAIYKEVKNASSDEQKIKIFRKYYAKDAKAPANITDDEVKKEQIAINRYFETGAIRGVPAMIDESDLK, via the coding sequence ATGAAAAAAATAATTGTATGTAGTTCTTTGATAGCGGCTAGTTCTTTGTTTGCTATAAGCGACGCAGATATTTTGGAGCTATTTAGCGCAGCTAGCGTTCAAGGCTTAAGCGTAAAAGTTGATTCAAAAAGCAAATTAGAAGGCACAAAATTTGAACAAATAGTCATAGAGATCACAGATGGAAAACAAAGCCAAAAGCAAGTTTTATTTACTGATGGAAAATATATATTTCCAGATATTATAGACATAGATAAAAAAACTTCTTATGCAAACCATTTTAACGAAATACAAGAAAAAGCGGCTATGAAAGGTGCTTATAAAAGACTTGGAGAAGTTCTGAAAGAAGAAGGAAATTCAAGGATTATAGAGCTAGGAAACGATCCTAAAAAACCTACAAAATATCTATTTACAGACCCAGACTGCCCATACTGCAGACTTGAGCTAGACAAGATCGAAAAAGATCTTGAAAATCTAAATTTAAAAGTAGTAATGGCGCCGATTTCTAGCCACGGCGAAGATGCTATAAAAAAATCAATAGCGATATATAAAGAAGTAAAAAACGCATCAAGCGATGAGCAAAAGATAAAAATCTTTAGAAAATACTATGCAAAAGATGCAAAAGCTCCAGCAAATATAACAGATGATGAAGTCAAAAAAGAGCAAATCGCCATAAACAGATACTTTGAAACAGGCGCCATAAGAGGCGTACCTGCGATGATTGATGAGAGTGATCTAAAATAA
- a CDS encoding molecular chaperone TorD family protein, which yields MSDLDVGRSYYYEFLAYPLFFDENGSGFKSFLEQAHYLAKSPIDESNISDFETILGFDFDKFKNEQNSVFFDLSYVNVPLSASFYDEGRDDGNKRLKVMEILKSSDFRRNSQKCKVSEDYIGFIFRLMTTFLKSDLKLSRELFEKIINDFSDEFTKMLSEHKAANFFKAYANIYRNFIALERSILGIKAPIFEKSMAEISMSKKPYQTKMPTQKSKINWDEFTAI from the coding sequence ATGAGTGATTTAGATGTGGGCAGGAGTTATTATTACGAATTTTTGGCTTATCCTCTGTTTTTTGATGAAAATGGTTCAGGCTTTAAGAGCTTTTTAGAACAGGCCCATTACTTAGCAAAAAGTCCTATAGATGAGTCAAATATAAGCGATTTTGAGACTATTTTGGGTTTTGATTTTGATAAATTTAAAAATGAACAAAATTCGGTATTTTTTGATCTGAGCTATGTAAATGTTCCTTTGAGTGCTAGTTTTTATGACGAAGGAAGAGATGATGGCAATAAACGTTTAAAAGTTATGGAAATCTTAAAAAGTAGCGACTTTAGAAGGAATTCGCAAAAGTGCAAAGTTAGCGAGGATTATATAGGTTTCATATTTAGACTGATGACTACGTTTTTGAAAAGTGATCTCAAATTATCAAGAGAATTATTTGAAAAAATTATAAATGATTTTTCTGATGAATTTACTAAAATGTTAAGCGAACATAAGGCTGCAAATTTCTTCAAAGCTTATGCAAATATCTATAGAAATTTTATCGCCTTAGAACGCTCTATTTTAGGCATTAAAGCACCTATTTTTGAAAAAAGTATGGCTGAAATTTCTATGAGTAAAAAGCCATACCAAACTAAGATGCCTACACAAAAAAGCAAGATAAATTGGGATGAATTTACCGCAATATAA
- a CDS encoding 4Fe-4S dicluster domain-containing protein, with product MQEFAFLCKDEIVLSDKIAVLNEKTNDKFLVANSKELDALIYAPEINFYLKNTTENTLTKAKNSLKLYEIRASEFDYALDVDFSKEIGKNILLVSNESENIEKPLKELGFNVIKITHAEVELIYGQIGDLCGILKVNNTKETSDFGDESFCCDFDILLVRGAKDFMLRQSGCFEIDGLNENEILNLVKSVSPKFDYKKLISYDDSICQYARRRSEHCAKCVDICPSVAIMKDDEKRELVFSDIDCVSCGLCASVCPSGSIEWRMNPRQGFEFISKFYEDHIALILDESINLDNLNIKLKDKVLPLMLKTVNFLDQSYLLNLVQTTGATIILLTKNLGEGTKDSVDLINEIYEKAYGKKAILLADESDIEDILELAEFIEGSKFDLLQTNLSKREIFAKRVKHLVGENDFGKTIPKEWVRYGKITINEDSCTLCLSCVGACNVGALYADKSDNSIKFNASVCTTCGYCETSCAEKDTLKVYRDGMELKNSYFEYKTLAKDELFKCVECGKEFATAKSIQKIANTLKPLFASNPVKLRTLYCCAECKAKLMLKEQIEKGEFDE from the coding sequence ATGCAAGAATTTGCATTTTTATGCAAAGATGAGATAGTTCTTAGCGATAAAATAGCAGTTTTAAATGAAAAAACGAATGATAAATTTTTAGTAGCGAATTCAAAGGAGCTTGACGCGCTCATTTATGCTCCAGAGATAAATTTTTATCTTAAAAATACGACAGAAAATACCCTAACAAAAGCAAAAAATTCACTAAAGCTATATGAGATTAGAGCTAGTGAGTTTGATTACGCTTTAGATGTCGATTTTAGCAAAGAGATAGGCAAAAATATCTTGCTTGTGAGTAACGAGAGTGAAAACATCGAAAAACCGCTAAAGGAGCTTGGATTTAACGTCATAAAGATAACTCACGCCGAAGTAGAGCTGATATACGGACAAATCGGCGATTTATGCGGAATTTTAAAGGTTAATAATACAAAAGAAACTAGCGACTTTGGTGATGAGAGCTTCTGTTGCGATTTTGATATCTTGCTTGTACGTGGCGCAAAAGACTTTATGCTAAGGCAAAGTGGTTGTTTTGAGATAGATGGTTTAAATGAGAATGAGATATTAAATTTAGTTAAGAGCGTAAGTCCTAAATTTGATTATAAAAAGCTAATAAGCTATGATGATAGCATTTGTCAGTATGCAAGGCGTAGGAGCGAGCACTGCGCTAAATGCGTAGATATTTGTCCAAGTGTCGCCATAATGAAAGATGACGAAAAAAGAGAGCTTGTATTTTCTGATATAGACTGCGTCTCTTGCGGACTGTGCGCGAGTGTTTGTCCAAGTGGGTCAATCGAATGGAGAATGAACCCAAGACAGGGCTTTGAGTTTATAAGCAAATTTTATGAGGATCATATAGCGCTCATTCTTGATGAGAGTATAAATTTAGATAATCTAAACATTAAGCTAAAAGATAAAGTTTTACCGCTTATGTTAAAAACAGTAAATTTTCTAGATCAATCTTACCTTTTAAATTTAGTTCAAACGACTGGAGCTACTATCATTTTACTAACAAAGAATTTGGGCGAAGGCACAAAAGACAGCGTAGATCTGATAAATGAAATTTATGAAAAAGCTTATGGTAAAAAGGCTATTTTATTAGCAGATGAGAGCGATATAGAAGATATTTTGGAGCTTGCTGAGTTTATAGAAGGAAGTAAATTTGATCTTTTGCAGACAAATTTAAGCAAAAGAGAGATATTTGCTAAAAGAGTTAAACATTTAGTAGGGGAAAATGATTTTGGTAAAACTATTCCAAAAGAGTGGGTAAGATATGGCAAGATCACTATAAATGAAGATAGCTGTACGCTTTGCTTGAGCTGTGTTGGAGCCTGTAACGTCGGAGCTTTATACGCTGATAAAAGTGATAATTCTATCAAATTTAACGCTTCTGTTTGTACCACTTGTGGATACTGCGAAACAAGCTGTGCTGAGAAAGATACATTAAAAGTTTATAGAGATGGTATGGAGCTTAAAAATAGCTATTTTGAGTATAAAACTTTGGCTAAAGATGAGCTATTTAAATGCGTAGAGTGTGGAAAGGAATTTGCCACTGCAAAATCTATACAAAAGATAGCAAATACCTTAAAACCTTTATTTGCTAGTAATCCAGTAAAGCTAAGAACGCTTTATTGCTGTGCTGAATGTAAAGCAAAATTGATGTTAAAAGAGCAGATAGAAAAAGGAGAATTTGATGAGTGA
- the selB gene encoding selenocysteine-specific translation elongation factor has translation MNNLIIGTAGHIDHGKTALIKALNGFDGDETKEEKERGITVNLSFSNLSNASSNIAFIDVPGHESLIKTMISGAFGFDAAMLVVASNEGLKPQSKEHIAVLNLLNVKNIILVVTKCDLTNTLAQQKVQSEVKEFIKEYKNLSIYETFFVSIKDPSSIEELKNYLFTLNPKKHDETALFRYYIDRVFSLKGHGVIVTGSVLNGSVKLSDKLLNLDINEMFSVRSLEVHAQNRDIAFAPNRVALNLSGDNTHKLEKGQILSKKGFWRGFFEADCFVNTSIPHGSELLFCVGTKQVNAKVLHLKDGFYTFKFDKKMFLQFDELFVLLKEGRVIGGGRVLNPVNEPLKKEQKIALLNSLKEKDFLSAFARLANTHKHGFGLISSVQRFGLNQEDALSLAKNLNNVFVDVKNGCIYGKTAFKDVNEFVNFIILKNPNALFSPSSINLKLNWASQELIQKVLNELEAKEIIQKNGGIYTKFGADFDKLSLSLEDKIYDILKEQNITPEAPYNIYDKLDIDRTLGDLALKKLTKAKKVVRLEHNLFIEENALSNVMQSLRNIIKKEGFANITNVKANLGLSRKYALAYLEYLDNFKDITKFENDRVFV, from the coding sequence GTGAATAACTTAATAATAGGCACAGCCGGACACATAGATCACGGAAAAACCGCTCTTATAAAAGCATTAAATGGTTTTGATGGAGATGAGACAAAAGAAGAAAAAGAGCGAGGAATCACGGTAAATCTTAGCTTTTCAAATTTATCAAATGCCTCTTCAAATATAGCATTTATCGATGTTCCTGGTCACGAAAGCCTTATAAAAACTATGATAAGTGGAGCATTTGGGTTTGATGCTGCGATGCTTGTAGTAGCAAGCAACGAAGGACTTAAACCTCAGAGCAAAGAGCATATCGCCGTGCTAAATTTACTAAATGTAAAAAACATAATCCTAGTCGTAACAAAGTGTGACCTAACAAATACTCTAGCTCAGCAAAAAGTACAAAGCGAAGTAAAAGAGTTTATAAAAGAGTATAAAAATTTAAGTATATACGAAACATTTTTCGTGAGCATAAAAGATCCTAGTAGCATAGAAGAGCTTAAAAATTATCTCTTTACGCTAAATCCAAAAAAACACGATGAAACTGCACTTTTTAGATATTACATAGATAGAGTTTTTAGCCTAAAAGGTCATGGAGTGATAGTCACAGGAAGCGTACTAAATGGAAGCGTAAAACTCTCAGATAAGCTTTTAAATTTAGACATAAACGAAATGTTTAGCGTGCGCTCATTAGAAGTTCATGCTCAAAACAGAGATATAGCATTTGCTCCAAATAGAGTAGCGCTAAATCTTAGCGGCGACAATACTCATAAACTAGAAAAAGGGCAAATTCTAAGCAAGAAAGGGTTTTGGCGAGGATTTTTTGAGGCGGATTGTTTTGTGAATACTAGCATACCTCACGGAAGCGAACTGCTTTTTTGTGTAGGGACAAAACAAGTAAATGCCAAAGTTTTGCATCTAAAAGATGGTTTTTACACTTTTAAATTTGATAAAAAAATGTTTTTGCAGTTTGATGAGCTGTTTGTTTTACTAAAAGAAGGTAGAGTAATAGGCGGCGGAAGAGTGCTAAATCCAGTAAATGAACCGCTTAAAAAAGAGCAAAAAATCGCACTTTTAAACTCGCTTAAAGAAAAAGATTTTTTATCTGCTTTTGCTAGACTAGCAAACACTCATAAACACGGATTTGGACTAATATCAAGTGTGCAAAGATTTGGCTTAAACCAAGAAGACGCGCTTAGCTTGGCTAAAAATTTAAATAATGTATTTGTAGATGTAAAAAACGGGTGTATCTATGGTAAAACCGCCTTTAAAGATGTTAATGAATTTGTAAATTTCATCATACTTAAAAATCCAAATGCCCTTTTTTCTCCTTCAAGCATAAATTTAAAACTAAACTGGGCTTCACAAGAGCTCATACAAAAAGTTCTAAACGAGCTAGAAGCCAAAGAAATCATTCAAAAAAATGGCGGAATTTATACTAAATTTGGAGCTGATTTTGACAAACTAAGCCTTAGTTTGGAAGATAAAATTTATGATATTTTAAAAGAGCAAAATATAACGCCAGAGGCACCATATAATATATATGATAAACTTGATATAGACAGGACTTTAGGCGACTTAGCGTTAAAAAAACTCACAAAAGCAAAAAAGGTAGTAAGACTAGAGCACAATCTTTTTATCGAAGAAAACGCCCTTTCAAACGTAATGCAAAGCTTGAGAAATATCATCAAAAAAGAAGGTTTTGCCAACATAACAAACGTAAAAGCAAATTTAGGACTGAGTAGAAAATACGCTCTTGCCTACTTAGAATATTTGGATAATTTTAAAGATATTACTAAATTTGAAAATGATAGAGTTTTTGTTTAG